One window of Rhizobium leguminosarum genomic DNA carries:
- a CDS encoding ABC transporter substrate-binding protein, translating to MKTIVSAAALVAASLFAIPASAANLVLYTSQPNEDAQATVDGFMAANPDVKVDWVRDGTPKIMAKLQAEIQAGNPVADLLLIADVVTLERLKKEGKLLAYKSPEAAQYDATLYDADGYYYSTKLITTGIMYNTSAAMKPASWKDLIKPEAKGLVTMPSPLASGAALIHAQTLAAVPGLGWDFYKSLAENGAIAAGGNGAVLKSVASGEKAYGMVVDYLPIREKAKGAPVEFVFPSEGVSAVTEPVGILASTRNADAAKKFVDYVLSEKGQEGFLKLGYIPARNGMKLPKGFPARDTIKVLPIKAADALENADQDLKTFSAIYGSN from the coding sequence ATGAAAACGATCGTTTCCGCCGCAGCCCTTGTCGCCGCGAGCCTTTTTGCCATTCCGGCTTCGGCCGCAAACCTCGTTCTCTATACCAGCCAGCCGAACGAAGACGCACAGGCGACGGTCGATGGCTTCATGGCCGCCAATCCCGATGTCAAGGTCGATTGGGTGCGCGACGGCACGCCGAAGATCATGGCGAAACTCCAGGCCGAGATCCAGGCCGGCAACCCGGTCGCCGACCTCCTCCTCATCGCCGACGTGGTGACGCTGGAGCGGCTGAAGAAAGAGGGCAAGCTGCTCGCCTACAAGTCGCCGGAAGCGGCGCAATATGACGCCACCCTCTATGATGCCGACGGCTACTATTATTCGACCAAGCTCATCACCACGGGCATCATGTACAACACCTCGGCGGCGATGAAGCCTGCGAGCTGGAAGGACCTCATCAAGCCTGAGGCCAAGGGCCTCGTCACCATGCCAAGCCCGCTCGCTTCGGGTGCGGCCCTCATCCATGCCCAGACGCTTGCCGCCGTTCCCGGCCTCGGCTGGGATTTCTACAAGTCGCTTGCGGAAAACGGCGCGATCGCTGCCGGCGGCAATGGCGCCGTGCTGAAGTCGGTCGCCTCGGGCGAAAAGGCCTATGGCATGGTCGTCGACTACCTGCCGATCCGTGAGAAGGCCAAGGGCGCACCCGTCGAGTTCGTCTTCCCGAGCGAAGGCGTTTCGGCCGTCACCGAGCCAGTCGGCATCCTCGCCAGCACCAGGAACGCCGATGCGGCCAAGAAGTTCGTCGATTACGTGCTCTCCGAAAAGGGCCAGGAAGGCTTCCTGAAGCTCGGCTACATCCCGGCCCGGAACGGCATGAAGCTGCCGAAAGGCTTCCCTGCGCGCGACACCATCAAAGTCCTGCCGATCAAGGCCGCAGATGCGCTTGAGAATGCCGACCAGGATCTGAAAACCTTCTCGGCTATTTACGGCTCGAACTGA
- a CDS encoding ABC transporter permease, with product MHGYVRPGNSQPTWLFPFVVIVVLILSVLPLARLAMVGITAFANGGVIDVLAESSLWSATYYTFVTAILGTIISLVIGCLFAFLLTLTDISDKGLLSFFFVLPMMIPPQVTALAWVQMSGPSSPLLKALSLAPPLGSPQPLYSVGGIALLYGVQHAPLVYLALRAGLMTLPRDGVEAARLSGASSLQVFRDIILPLSLPGIIAGAAISFVSCTGNFGIPAILGIPASIFTLPTLIFTKFSAFTSRTFGDVAVLSAIIAMISVAGLMVQDRALRGRDYRVIGLSGASAAFELGAWRFAFTPLLWAILFFMLAAPFFALVVGALVPAYGVPLTFKTMSLHAFEEILFRQAVTRTAFINSLSLAGATALGLLVVTVLAAYTLTGRKDAASRIVSSLIEIPYSLPGIVMAVAFILVFAAPIPFLHVSLYGTIWIILIAYFSSFFAVSLKPAVSAFHQLDPALEEAARLSGAGFFRRLFDIIVPLIAPAAGASVILVFLIACNELTISALLWSAGTQTLGVAIYNLDDSGSSDLASALSVLVVLMVVVMMLLLELMAKRLPKGAVPWRS from the coding sequence ATGCACGGATATGTCAGACCCGGAAACAGCCAGCCCACATGGCTGTTTCCTTTTGTGGTCATCGTCGTCCTGATCCTCAGCGTGCTGCCGCTCGCGCGCCTTGCCATGGTTGGGATAACCGCCTTCGCCAATGGCGGCGTCATTGATGTCCTAGCCGAATCCTCGCTTTGGTCGGCGACCTATTACACCTTTGTCACTGCAATTCTCGGCACGATCATCTCGCTCGTCATCGGCTGTCTCTTCGCCTTCCTGCTGACACTGACCGATATCAGCGACAAGGGGTTGCTCAGCTTTTTCTTCGTGCTGCCGATGATGATCCCGCCGCAGGTGACGGCGCTGGCCTGGGTGCAGATGTCGGGGCCCTCAAGCCCGCTCCTCAAGGCTCTCTCGCTTGCCCCACCACTAGGCTCGCCGCAGCCGCTCTATTCGGTCGGCGGCATTGCGCTGCTTTATGGCGTGCAGCACGCGCCGCTCGTCTATCTGGCGCTCCGCGCCGGGCTGATGACGCTGCCGCGCGATGGTGTTGAGGCGGCGCGGCTTTCTGGCGCCTCCAGCCTGCAGGTCTTCCGCGACATTATCCTGCCGCTGTCGCTGCCCGGCATCATCGCCGGGGCGGCGATCTCCTTCGTCTCCTGCACCGGCAATTTCGGCATTCCGGCCATTCTCGGCATTCCGGCCTCGATCTTCACGCTGCCGACGCTTATTTTCACCAAGTTTTCCGCCTTCACCAGCCGCACCTTCGGCGATGTCGCCGTGCTCTCGGCCATCATTGCGATGATCTCGGTCGCCGGGCTGATGGTCCAGGACCGGGCACTGCGCGGCCGCGATTATCGCGTCATCGGGCTATCAGGGGCGAGTGCCGCCTTCGAGCTTGGCGCCTGGCGGTTCGCCTTCACGCCGCTCCTCTGGGCGATCCTGTTCTTCATGCTGGCCGCACCCTTCTTCGCGCTGGTCGTCGGCGCTCTGGTGCCGGCCTATGGCGTGCCGCTTACCTTCAAGACCATGTCGCTGCATGCCTTCGAGGAGATCCTGTTCCGGCAGGCGGTGACTCGCACGGCCTTTATCAATTCGCTGTCGCTCGCCGGCGCCACCGCCCTTGGTCTCCTTGTTGTGACGGTGCTTGCCGCCTATACACTGACGGGGCGGAAAGATGCGGCGTCGCGCATCGTTTCCAGCCTGATCGAGATACCTTATTCGCTGCCCGGCATCGTCATGGCGGTGGCCTTCATCCTGGTGTTCGCCGCGCCGATCCCTTTCCTTCACGTCTCGCTCTACGGCACGATCTGGATCATCCTGATCGCCTATTTCTCCTCCTTCTTCGCCGTCAGCCTGAAACCCGCCGTCAGCGCCTTCCATCAGCTCGATCCGGCGCTGGAAGAGGCGGCACGGCTTTCCGGGGCCGGCTTCTTCCGCCGGCTTTTCGATATCATCGTGCCGCTGATTGCGCCGGCCGCCGGCGCTTCGGTTATCCTCGTCTTCCTGATCGCCTGCAACGAGCTGACGATTTCGGCGCTGCTTTGGTCGGCCGGCACCCAGACGCTCGGCGTCGCCATCTACAATCTCGACGACAGCGGCAGCTCCGACCTTGCCTCAGCGCTCTCCGTGCTCGTTGTTCTCATGGTCGTCGTCATGATGCTGCTGCTCGAGCTCATGGCAAAACGCCTGCCGAAAGGAGCGGTCCCATGGCGCAGCTGA
- a CDS encoding ABC transporter ATP-binding protein: MAQLILNQLAKDFGTGCAAVSGFSLDVREGGFMALLGPSGCGKTTVLRMIAGFEMPSDGSIHLGERLLADAAQSLPPEKRNMAMVFQSYALWPHMSVADNVGYPLKVRGISGEAYRAKVGEALSTVRLADYAGRRPADLSGGQRQRVALARCLVTSPDVVLLDEPLANLDRHLKQEMEETFREFHQRSGATMIYVTHDQSEAMALATDVAVMSEGRLLQVAPPAEIYARPEGRVVGGLIGRGAILALPVMGGERHLEWDELQDALRAANTDGADILVRPEDVIIGGEGAPAIVEAVLFEGERYAVKLTLGNGQTLRAYSRVAVVAGETLRVVIRTGWRL; this comes from the coding sequence ATGGCGCAGCTGATCCTCAACCAGTTGGCCAAGGATTTCGGCACCGGCTGTGCGGCCGTCAGCGGTTTCTCGCTCGATGTGCGCGAGGGCGGCTTCATGGCCCTGCTCGGGCCTTCCGGCTGCGGCAAGACGACGGTGCTGCGAATGATCGCCGGATTCGAGATGCCCTCCGACGGTTCGATCCATCTCGGCGAGCGGCTGCTTGCCGATGCGGCGCAATCGCTGCCGCCTGAGAAGCGAAACATGGCGATGGTGTTCCAGTCCTATGCGCTGTGGCCGCATATGAGCGTCGCCGATAATGTCGGCTATCCCCTGAAAGTACGCGGTATCTCGGGCGAGGCCTATCGGGCGAAAGTCGGCGAGGCGCTTTCCACGGTGCGGCTTGCCGATTATGCCGGGCGGCGGCCGGCCGATCTCTCCGGCGGTCAGCGCCAGCGTGTGGCGCTCGCCCGCTGCCTGGTGACGTCGCCCGATGTCGTGCTGCTCGACGAGCCGCTCGCCAATCTCGACCGGCATCTGAAGCAGGAGATGGAGGAGACTTTTCGCGAGTTCCACCAGCGCTCGGGCGCGACGATGATCTACGTCACCCACGACCAGAGCGAGGCGATGGCGCTCGCGACCGACGTCGCCGTCATGTCCGAAGGCCGCCTGCTGCAGGTGGCGCCGCCGGCCGAGATCTATGCACGGCCGGAAGGGCGCGTCGTCGGCGGGCTGATCGGGCGAGGGGCCATTCTTGCCCTGCCGGTCATGGGCGGCGAACGCCATCTGGAGTGGGACGAACTGCAGGATGCGCTGCGGGCGGCCAATACCGATGGCGCCGATATTCTGGTGCGGCCAGAGGATGTGATCATCGGCGGTGAGGGAGCTCCGGCAATTGTCGAAGCCGTCCTCTTCGAAGGCGAACGTTATGCCGTCAAACTCACGCTCGGCAACGGCCAAACGCTGCGCGCCTACAGCCGTGTGGCTGTCGTGGCTGGTGAAACGCTTCGCGTCGTGATCCGCACGGGCTGGCGGCTTTGA